The following coding sequences lie in one Synechococcus sp. PCC 7336 genomic window:
- a CDS encoding AI-2E family transporter has translation MNERQIIFSPSSLLTIVTAVASIVLLWQLRGLLVLLMVAIVMASSIAPIVDWAERRRIPRWLSALVVYLLAILGLVGVFFLIGPTVLEQLQRLFRQLPIVSEKLVSLLDERLSPEDAAQLTDLVRQTLNFQALTRWTFQTSQELLLRSYSITRGIVGAVLSLILALFLSGYMVADSRTLVRRLVRLLPDPWDRRLYGQMGNVGNRMGTYIRGRLLVSIVLAIATSLGLRGLGLAEFSLGLGAIAGVTNLIPFLGPILGAIPALVVAIAQGGWTVLWVLLFYVVLQNLETYVLDPLLVGTAVGIHPLYQLLAVLGGVQVLGILGALIVPPWFAGVSVLVDNLYLKPKLKAERLAKSELSQAKTADAVGIDRP, from the coding sequence ATGAACGAACGGCAAATTATCTTCTCTCCCTCCAGCCTGCTGACGATTGTGACAGCGGTCGCTTCAATCGTGCTGCTTTGGCAGTTGCGGGGGTTGTTAGTGCTGCTCATGGTCGCGATTGTGATGGCCTCCTCAATCGCTCCGATTGTGGATTGGGCGGAACGGCGGCGGATACCTCGCTGGCTATCGGCTCTGGTGGTGTATTTGCTAGCAATTTTAGGGTTGGTGGGGGTCTTCTTTCTGATTGGCCCGACGGTGCTGGAACAATTGCAACGGTTGTTCCGACAGTTGCCGATTGTGTCCGAAAAACTGGTTAGTCTCTTGGATGAACGGCTCAGCCCAGAAGATGCCGCCCAATTAACTGACCTGGTGCGCCAAACCCTCAACTTTCAGGCCTTAACTCGGTGGACCTTTCAGACCAGTCAAGAACTCTTGCTGCGCTCTTACAGCATTACGCGCGGCATCGTCGGGGCCGTTTTGAGTTTAATCCTGGCTCTCTTTCTCTCGGGATACATGGTGGCTGACAGTCGGACGTTGGTGCGGCGCTTGGTGCGCTTGCTGCCCGACCCCTGGGACCGCAGGCTCTACGGCCAAATGGGTAACGTGGGCAATCGCATGGGCACCTACATTCGCGGGCGGCTGCTGGTCTCGATCGTATTGGCCATTGCGACCTCGCTGGGATTGCGCGGTTTGGGACTGGCGGAATTTTCGCTCGGCCTGGGGGCGATCGCTGGAGTCACCAATCTGATTCCCTTTCTGGGGCCAATTTTGGGAGCGATTCCAGCACTGGTGGTGGCGATCGCGCAAGGGGGATGGACCGTTTTGTGGGTACTGCTGTTTTATGTGGTGTTACAAAACCTAGAGACTTACGTGCTCGATCCCCTCTTGGTGGGGACGGCGGTGGGGATACATCCCCTCTACCAGTTGCTGGCCGTGTTGGGCGGGGTGCAGGTACTGGGGATTTTAGGAGCGTTGATTGTTCCCCCTTGGTTTGCAGGGGTATCA